The Candidatus Poribacteria bacterium genome segment TGGCGCGCGAAGCCGCCGACGATGTCGAAGGAGCCGTCAAGCTCTACGACGAGGCTGCCAATGAAGCCGTTCGGGGTTCTGACGCCGCCGGTACAGCCGCCGCGCGTTGGTTGGCTGCTCGCGTGATCGGCGAACGCGGCGATGTCTTCGGAATGCTCACGCGGTTGGACCAGGTCCTCGCCTCGGCAGACGTTCCGGCGCTGGCGATGGCACGCAGCCGGTCCGAAGCCATCGAAGGTCATCTCGCCCTTGGCGACTACGAGCGAGTCGTGCAGTCAGCCTCCGAAGCGATCAAGCTCTGGCGATCATCGACATTGGACGCGCCTCAGGACCACAAATCTCGCTACCTGCTGCGTGCCGAGATTGGAGCCCTGGAAGCGACGATCCGCATGCAGCAGTACGAAGAGGCAGCCACCTGGCTGAACAGGGCGCGGTCCGTGAGCATCCGCATCACGACGACTCCCGAGGAAGACGCCCGGATCACCACAGCGGCATCTGCCCTCATGCGGACCCGACGCCGGTACTCCCAGGCATCGAATCGCCTCGACGAGGTCATCGCATCGCCCATCGCGGAATCCGACGAGGGTCGCACGGCGCTTTCGGCTGCGCTGGCTCTCCGCGCCGAGATCGCGCTCGACCTCAGCGACGTGAACAGCGCCGGCGACTATCTGAAACGCATCAATGAACTGGAAGCCGTCGCGTCGCCGTTGGCTGAGCTTGCGCGTCGCGCGAACGGACAGTTCGTGCAGGCGGCGCTGTTGGCACGCACCGGCAAGTTCGATGACTGCCGGCGCGTACTGAGCGAGATCGAGGCAGAGGTCCAAGAAACCGTATCCGCTCACGAGGGTTTCGCCGAGACCCCTCTGCGGCGGCAACTCGTGCAGCGCCTTGCGGAATGGGGCAAGCGGTTCAGCCAGATCGCAGGCTAGATCGCCGCTGCTGGGACCGGGTCACAGTTGCCGACCTGGTCCCAGCGCCCGACCCGAACGGCTAGCCGACTCAGGGAAACGGGCTGTACACCGTATGCCGGGTGATCAGCGCGACCACCGCCCACAGGCTCCCCGCGACAAACTGTCCCAACACCAATCCGATGAATAGAGGAATCGCCCGACGGTAGGCTCCGATGCCTCCCGATACCAGAATCGTCTTCTTCGCGGCCCACCCCAAGAAGATCGAGAACCACATCCAACTGATCGCCCAGCCATAGCTGACGGCGTACCCGACCGGGTACAGGGGCCACGCCACAAAGCGTCTCTTCAGGAACGACAGCGCAATCGTGATGACGAACCCCAGCACGACTCGCGCGGAGTTGAACAGGTCGGGAGCCGGGGGGTTCGGCAGCCATGCTCCGA includes the following:
- a CDS encoding helix-turn-helix transcriptional regulator, with protein sequence MLTFAEYLRHNRLTRDHTMQELASNIGVTAQFISLLESGQRYPSKKLVARCAEYFGDDVNYVRFLAQAVPIDQKRAVLDSPTAPEYLPRNLRAQATATDTADDLIEHLLAVPGVASPETDTPFHFAGETPIQPDDIRAQIAFIELIGSSDKHIVTRARAWGKFYRAYYKRHSEGRIAALPDFGSAYEMIHVETTGSYPAKLCMLAALHLGLAREAADDVEGAVKLYDEAANEAVRGSDAAGTAAARWLAARVIGERGDVFGMLTRLDQVLASADVPALAMARSRSEAIEGHLALGDYERVVQSASEAIKLWRSSTLDAPQDHKSRYLLRAEIGALEATIRMQQYEEAATWLNRARSVSIRITTTPEEDARITTAASALMRTRRRYSQASNRLDEVIASPIAESDEGRTALSAALALRAEIALDLSDVNSAGDYLKRINELEAVASPLAELARRANGQFVQAALLARTGKFDDCRRVLSEIEAEVQETVSAHEGFAETPLRRQLVQRLAEWGKRFSQIAG